The Mytilus galloprovincialis chromosome 4, xbMytGall1.hap1.1, whole genome shotgun sequence genome contains a region encoding:
- the LOC143073699 gene encoding uncharacterized protein LOC143073699 isoform X15, translating into MAEKMEVNTSVHIRVLYILIFGLYFGFFILLYCNNALWWKVDSFDSVNRNNDDNSNHNPKISTENVLLNESTRLKRSETFRSPVIQTTLQECAYLTNICKEQNLGLKGDKGDQGVRGEKGEYGMSGMTGPMGPPGAAGPPGRDGAKGDKGEKGHDGLLGFPGYKGEPGPLGVKGDKGDRGIMGPVGPKGFGGPKGEIGEPGEDGIPGKRGRRGPDGLKGRKGIIGIDGPKGHTGQKGQKGENGETGGPGYRIACNCPSGEKGDKGQRGLIGFTGYKGDKGSDGQKGDTGFGLRGLPGTPGKPGSKGDTGDKGSKGACVVSSPLAMESWRINSDSPSSAVQSETTQLPPITTVLNTTSSTAAKTTGMAALSTTNWTPTLPPRTKGVKNPVEVKTENQQNDASANAISQYLILSIILTCSFANLR; encoded by the exons ATGGCTGAAAAAATGGAAGTTAACACCTCGGTTCATATCCGGGTtttatacattttgatatttgggctttattttggattttttattttactatactGTAACAATGCCTTATGGTGGAAAGTTGACAGTTTTGATAGTGTTAATCGTAATAATGACGATAACAGCAATCATAATCCTAAGATTTCAACTGAGAATGTATTACTGAACGAATCCACACGATTGAAAAGAAGTGAGACTTTTAGAAGTCCGGTCATCCAAACG ACTTTGCAAGAATGCGCATATCTAACGAACATATGCAAGGAACAGAATTTAG GGCTAAAAGGAGACAAAG GTGACCAGGGAGTCAGAGGAGAGAAAGGTGAATATGGTATGTCCGGAATGACTGGACCAATGGGACCCCCTGGTGCAGCTGGACCGCCAG GAAGAGATGGTGCTAAAGGTGACAAAGGAGAAAAGGGCCATGATGGTTTACTGGGATTTCCGGGCTATAAAGGAGAACCAG GACCATTAGGGGTGAAGGGTGACAAAGGAGACAGAGGAATCATGGGCCCTGTTGGCCCTAAAGGGTTTGGCGGACCTAAAG GAGAGATTGGGGAACCAGGTGAAGATGGCATTCCTGGCAAACGTGGCCGAAGAGGTCCAGACGGTCTGAAGGGTCGAAAGGGAATTATTGGAATAGATGGTCCCAAAGGTCATACAGGTCAAAAAGGTCAAAAAGGAGAGAATGGAGAAACAGGTGGACCAGGTTACAGAATCGCATGTAATT GTCCTAGTGGTGAGAAAGGTGATAAGGGACAAAGAGGATTAATAGGTTTTACTGGATATAAGGGAGATAAAG GTTCAGATGGTCAGAAGGGTGACACAG GATTTGGATTAAGAGGTCTACCAGGCACTCCTGGTAAACCTGGGAGTAAAGGGGATACCGGAGACAAGGGGTCAAAAGGAGCTTGCGTTG TTTCTTCCCCCTTAGCAATGGAGAGTTGGAGAATCAACAGTGATTCTCCTTCATCAGCCGTGCAGTCAG AAACTACACAATTACCTCCAATAACAACAG tACTAAATACAACATCATCAACAGCAGCAAAAACAACGGGGATGGCGGCATTATCAACAACAAACTGGACACCTACATTACCTCCTCGGACTAAAG